A region of the Microbulbifer pacificus genome:
AAAAACTTATGAAACGGAATGTCTTTCTCGGCAGCCTCGCGATTGCCGTACTGATGACCCTGACCGCCTGTGCCAAGGCCGATCACGACCACGCGACTGACGACGATAACGGCCAGGCGGCGACGGTAAGCGCTCCGGCAGCGAGCGCCTCTGCCCTGACCACTTACAAGAGTGCCGCCTGCGGCTGCTGCAAACTGTGGGTTGAGCACGCCGGCAAACACGGTTTCGACGTCGACGCCCAGAATGTCGACGACCTGAATGCGGTGAAGGAAAAGTACCGCATAGCCCCTGAGTTCCAGTCCTGCCACACCAGCGTGTCGCCGAGCGGCTATGTTTTCGAGGGACACGTCCCGGCAAAACTGATCCGCCAGTTCCTGCAGAACCCGCCTGCCGGCGCGCGCGGCCTCGCGGTACCTGCAATGCCTCTCGGCAGCCCGGGAATGGAAGTCGGCGACCGCTTCACCCCGTACAAAGTGCTGCTGCTGCACAACGACGGCAGCACCTCCGTCTATGCCAGCATCGATCATTTAGAACATCAGCACTGAGGTACCCATGAATAAGTCCCGAGGACCCCAGAGTTCCTTTGCGCCGGTGATGCCACAACTGTCTCGCCGGCGCTTTGTCACCGGCATGGCCGCCGGCGCAGCAATGCTGGGCATGCCGGTAGGCGCCAGTGCTGCAGCACCGCGCGTTAGTGCCGCACCGCAGACCCTGCGCGGCAACCAGTTCGACCTGCACGTGAATTACCTTCCGGTGAACTTCACCGGCCGCGAGCGCACGGCGGTGGCTACCAACGGCTCGGTGCCAGGACCGATCCTGCGCTGGAAGGAAGGCGACACCGTCACCCTGAATGTCACCAACCACCTGGCCCACGACACCTCTATCCACTGGCACGGCATCATCCTGCCGACAGGTATGGACGGCGTGCCCGGGCTCAGCTTCAACGGCATCCGCCCGGGAGAGACTTTCCGCTACCAGTTTGAGGTCAATCAGAGCGGCACCTACTGGTACCACAGCCACTCGGACTTCCAAGAACAGATCGGCCACTACGGCGCCATCGTAATCGACCCCGCAGAGCCGGACCCTATCTCCTGCGATCGCGATTACGTGGTACTGCTCTCTGACTGGAGCGACGACTCGCCCCAGGACATTTACGCCAAGTTGAAAAAAGAAGGCCATTACTTCAATCGCCGCCGCCGCACTGCCGGCGACCTGTGGCAGGAGATCCGCCAGAAAGGCGTGGCCCAGACCTGGCGCGACCGCGAGATGTGGAACGAGATGCGCATGTCCGACCGCGACATTTCCGACGTCACCGGCTACACCTACACCTACCTGATGAATGGCCAGACCCCGGACGCCAACTGGATGGCGCAATTCAAACGGGGCGAAAAAGTGCGCCTGCGCTTTATCAATGGCTCTGCCATGTCCATTTTCGATATCCGCATCCCCGGCCTGAAGATGACGGTGGTGGCGAGCGACGGCCAGAACATCGAGCCGGTGAGCGTGGATGAATTCCGCATCGGTGTTGCCGAGACCTACGACGTCATCGTCGAGCCGGCGGATGACCGCGCCTACACCCTGTTTGCCCAGACCATCGACCGCAGCGGCTTTGCCCGCGGCACCCTGACCCCGCACCCGGACCTGCGTGCGGAAGTGCCTGCCATGGATTACGCCCCGGTGCTCACCCACCGCGATATGGGCATGGACCACAGCGGCCACAACATGGGCGGTATGAGTGGCATGGACCACAGCGGCCACGATATGGGCGGTATGAGTGACATGGACCACAGCGGCCACGACATGGGCGGCACGGGTGGCGTGGATCACAGCGGTCACGATATGGGCAACATGGGCGGCATGGACCATAGCCAGCATGCCGGCCACAAAATTCCCGGAAAAACGACCGGACTCGGCCGCGCCGGCTATGGCAGCAACGCCCCGGTGCGACATTACGCCAGCGAGTATGGACCCGGTGTCGATATGCGCGCGGAAATGCCCGCCAACGGCCTGCACGATCCGGGCATTGGACTGCGTGATCACCAGACGCGCTACGGTCGCCGTGTACTCACCTATGCAGATATCCGCAATCTCACTCCCACCATCGACCGGCGCGAACCGGAGCGGGAAATCCAGCTGCACCTTACCGGCAACATGGAGCGCTACATGTGGTCCATGGACGGCATCAAGTTCAGCGATGCCGAGCCCCTGATGCTGAAATACGGCGAGCGCGTGCGCGTCACCCTGGTCAACGACACCATGATGACCCACCCGATCCACCTGCACGGCATGTGGAGTGAACTGGAAACCGGTGACCCGCAGTACATCCCGCGCAAGCACACCATCCTGGTACAGCCCGGCTCCACCATCAGTTATCTGGTGACGGCGGATGCCTATGGCCGCTGGGCCTATCACTGTCACCTGCTGTACCACATGCCCGGCATGTTCCGCGAAGTGCGCGTGGTTTGAGGAGTTGAACATGAAACAGAAATTACTCTACTGCGCCATGCTGCTGCCGATACTGGCGACCCCGCTGACCTTTGCCCAGGAACACGAAGAACATCCTGAAGAACACCAGGAGGATCAACAGGGCGAGCAGATGGACCATAGCGGCCACGACATGTCTGGCATGGGCGAGATGGATCACAGTGGCCACGACATGTCCGGCACGGGGGAGATGGATCATAGCGGCCACGACATGTCCGGCACGGGCGAGATGGATCACAGCGGCCACGATATGTCCGGCATGTATGGAATGGACCACAGCCTGCACAACGCGCCCAACCAGCCCGACCACGTGATGGATCACGAGGTACTGCTGACCAAGGTCACCATCGACCAACTGGAAGCGCGCGAGCATGAAGGCAGTGCGCTCAAGGGCAACCTGTGGTTTGGCAGCGACTTCAACAAGCTGTGGCTGAAGACCGAAGTCGAGCGTGAGGACGGTGAGACGAGCAACTCGGAACTGCAGGCACTCTACAGCCGCGCCGTTGCTCCCTACTGGGATTTAAAGGTGGGGGTACGCCACGATTTCATACTGGAATACGGCGACAGCAAGAACTGGGCGGCCATCGGCTTCAACGGCCTTGCGCCCTATTTCTTCGAAGTGGATTCGACGCTGTTTCTCGGTGAAGACGGTGACAGTGCCCTGCGCCTGGAAGCGGAGTACGAACTGCTGTTCACCCAGCAGTGGATCCTGAGCCCGGAAATTGAAATGAATTTCTACGGCCAGAACGATCGCGACACCCACACCGGTTCCGGGCTATCCGATATCGAAGCCGGCCTGCGGTTGCGCTACGAGTTCACCCCGCAGTTTGCACCTTATGTCGGTGTCCACTACGAAAAGAAATTCGGCAACACCGCCGACTTCCTGCGTGACGCGGGGGAGTCCAGCGGCGAGACCACCTGGGTGATCGGATTGCACGCCTGGTTCTGAGTCATGATGGAGTCCGCCGCAAGGCGGACTCCTCGGATCGCTGGTAAATGTTCCGCTAACGCTGGGATACCAGTGCAAAACCCTCGGTAACGGTACCCAGTGCATCCGAGGCCATGAAGGCCCTTGCCTGCTTATTTCCCTTCAATTGCGTATCAAGAAAGGCCAGGCTGACGGCATTGGCCATCATCAGCGCATCCGACTGCGGTGCCACCTCCCGCTCCAGCCGACAAATCAAATTACCGAAATAATGGTCGGTCCCCTCGGTCAACAGCAGACTGTTCAAACCTTTTACCCCGCGCTCGTAACTCATCGCGTGCAGTCGCCAGTCACGGAAAAAGCGCGCTTCCACATCCCAGGTACCCGTGGTTACTAGCTGCGGAACTTTCATGTTTTGCCAGCTCTGCTGATCCACCATATCGAACATGGGCCCAGGCGGGCTGAAGGCCACCACCGCCTGTATACGCGTATCCAGGTCTCGTAGGCGCGTGTCTGTTCCGGGAACCGCAGCGTCGGCACCGCCGAGCATCTGCGCGGTAAATGCCCCAAAGCTGTGGCCGGCAGAGGCCACCCGGTTGCGATCAATACGCCGGTCCAATTCTGCAGATTGAGCCGCAAGGGAATCGAGGCCGTCGAGAATATTGATCAGATCCCGGGGGCGCTGCTGCATCACCCCATCCTTGCCATAGCGGGTCATCGCCACAATTCCATTCAGCAGGCCGCCAGCATCCATATGATCGGGGGCCAGTACGACATAGCCGTGGCTGACCCAGTGGAGAATGATGCGGTCGTAGGCGCGCCGATTGGAAAAATTACCGTGGGAAAACACCACCAACGGAAAACTGCCCTCGGTTGCGGGATAGAAAGCCGTCAGGGTCAAAGGCCCGTCCCCGGTGGAGAGTGTCATTTCCGGAATAACCTTCGCCTCATGGGGCCCGGGGGCGAAACCATAGATGGCCGATACATCCGCATCTTTCGGCATCAACTTGGCCTCTGGCAACGTCAGGGGAGCAGGTTTGAACGCCGAAATATAAAGCAACCAGCCGCCGACGAGCAGCACAACAACCGCCAGGGTAAATCGTTTGAGCATTCTCATTCACCACCTTCCTGGTCAATAAATGCCAGCAAATCCTGGATAGGAGAGTCCATTCCTTCAGCGGGTAACAGGTGGCCGGCACCCTGGTAAATTCGCAGCATCACCGGATTGCCGTCGTGTTCAATCAGTGTTTTGAATCGCTGTGCCTGGGCCACCGGCAGCTGCGGATTCTTCTCTCCCCACATCACCAACGTCGGCACCTGGATTTCCGCCAGCACGGCTTCCGTATCGGGCGACTTGAAATCCTGCATCCGCCCGATAATCCCGCGCCGGATGTCGAGATTTCTGAACGTCTGGATAAACCCTGATTTAAACGCATCACTCGCCTGATTGTCCGCAGTCAGCCAGTCGACAAACCGGTTCAGGGACCAGTCCGGCAGATACCTGAGAACCCAGTAAGCCCCGTCCGGCAGTCCACTGCTGTCCGCCTTATCGTGACCTTCGAGCCCACCGGAATTCACCAGCACGAGTTTTTCGACCCG
Encoded here:
- a CDS encoding DUF411 domain-containing protein; amino-acid sequence: MKRNVFLGSLAIAVLMTLTACAKADHDHATDDDNGQAATVSAPAASASALTTYKSAACGCCKLWVEHAGKHGFDVDAQNVDDLNAVKEKYRIAPEFQSCHTSVSPSGYVFEGHVPAKLIRQFLQNPPAGARGLAVPAMPLGSPGMEVGDRFTPYKVLLLHNDGSTSVYASIDHLEHQH
- a CDS encoding copper resistance system multicopper oxidase, with translation MNKSRGPQSSFAPVMPQLSRRRFVTGMAAGAAMLGMPVGASAAAPRVSAAPQTLRGNQFDLHVNYLPVNFTGRERTAVATNGSVPGPILRWKEGDTVTLNVTNHLAHDTSIHWHGIILPTGMDGVPGLSFNGIRPGETFRYQFEVNQSGTYWYHSHSDFQEQIGHYGAIVIDPAEPDPISCDRDYVVLLSDWSDDSPQDIYAKLKKEGHYFNRRRRTAGDLWQEIRQKGVAQTWRDREMWNEMRMSDRDISDVTGYTYTYLMNGQTPDANWMAQFKRGEKVRLRFINGSAMSIFDIRIPGLKMTVVASDGQNIEPVSVDEFRIGVAETYDVIVEPADDRAYTLFAQTIDRSGFARGTLTPHPDLRAEVPAMDYAPVLTHRDMGMDHSGHNMGGMSGMDHSGHDMGGMSDMDHSGHDMGGTGGVDHSGHDMGNMGGMDHSQHAGHKIPGKTTGLGRAGYGSNAPVRHYASEYGPGVDMRAEMPANGLHDPGIGLRDHQTRYGRRVLTYADIRNLTPTIDRREPEREIQLHLTGNMERYMWSMDGIKFSDAEPLMLKYGERVRVTLVNDTMMTHPIHLHGMWSELETGDPQYIPRKHTILVQPGSTISYLVTADAYGRWAYHCHLLYHMPGMFREVRVV
- a CDS encoding copper resistance protein B, with product MKQKLLYCAMLLPILATPLTFAQEHEEHPEEHQEDQQGEQMDHSGHDMSGMGEMDHSGHDMSGTGEMDHSGHDMSGTGEMDHSGHDMSGMYGMDHSLHNAPNQPDHVMDHEVLLTKVTIDQLEAREHEGSALKGNLWFGSDFNKLWLKTEVEREDGETSNSELQALYSRAVAPYWDLKVGVRHDFILEYGDSKNWAAIGFNGLAPYFFEVDSTLFLGEDGDSALRLEAEYELLFTQQWILSPEIEMNFYGQNDRDTHTGSGLSDIEAGLRLRYEFTPQFAPYVGVHYEKKFGNTADFLRDAGESSGETTWVIGLHAWF
- a CDS encoding alpha/beta hydrolase family protein encodes the protein MRMLKRFTLAVVVLLVGGWLLYISAFKPAPLTLPEAKLMPKDADVSAIYGFAPGPHEAKVIPEMTLSTGDGPLTLTAFYPATEGSFPLVVFSHGNFSNRRAYDRIILHWVSHGYVVLAPDHMDAGGLLNGIVAMTRYGKDGVMQQRPRDLINILDGLDSLAAQSAELDRRIDRNRVASAGHSFGAFTAQMLGGADAAVPGTDTRLRDLDTRIQAVVAFSPPGPMFDMVDQQSWQNMKVPQLVTTGTWDVEARFFRDWRLHAMSYERGVKGLNSLLLTEGTDHYFGNLICRLEREVAPQSDALMMANAVSLAFLDTQLKGNKQARAFMASDALGTVTEGFALVSQR
- a CDS encoding alpha/beta fold hydrolase; the protein is MAFVWKWTVRFLGAVLALSLLFVLYGGFVYRDHQLRDTEFSQGVSYLNIGPAEIAYRANGLDREGKTPVILLHAMFFHMGMWDDWAEELARNRPVYRFDVPGHGLSSLAEDGDYSLQSTVNALQAFMDHQGIDRAILVGASMGGATMFNFAAEYPQRVEKLVLVNSGGLEGHDKADSSGLPDGAYWVLRYLPDWSLNRFVDWLTADNQASDAFKSGFIQTFRNLDIRRGIIGRMQDFKSPDTEAVLAEIQVPTLVMWGEKNPQLPVAQAQRFKTLIEHDGNPVMLRIYQGAGHLLPAEGMDSPIQDLLAFIDQEGGE